The following are encoded together in the Streptomyces sp. NBC_00341 genome:
- a CDS encoding DUF4328 domain-containing protein → MLCSTCGTRPPVRSDGRCALCAPTAGRARAQALSAPAFTAPQQWLRSPEGLAKAVVVLLAVVAVADLLAVAADINVRTLIDNGFDAGFGGGFVGVDQADADRADTLYAGAGVLQILTTLAAAIAFLMWFWRVRANAEIFDASAQPMRPGWAIGGWFVPVAGLWLPRRIAGGIWTASAQTNTDGTWRDVSPAPMNLWWGTWVAAMVFGRFAATRYDQAELPQQIMDAASMMVVSDLLDIAAAVFAILFVRELTRMQGERAAVGLFPLNARL, encoded by the coding sequence ATGCTCTGTTCCACCTGCGGCACCAGACCGCCGGTCCGCTCCGACGGACGCTGTGCGCTCTGCGCGCCGACCGCCGGAAGGGCCAGGGCCCAGGCCCTGTCCGCACCGGCCTTCACCGCTCCGCAGCAGTGGCTGCGTTCGCCCGAGGGGCTCGCGAAGGCCGTCGTCGTCCTGCTGGCGGTGGTCGCCGTGGCGGACCTGCTGGCGGTGGCCGCTGACATCAACGTCCGCACGCTGATCGACAACGGTTTCGACGCCGGTTTCGGCGGCGGTTTCGTGGGGGTCGACCAGGCGGACGCCGACCGCGCCGACACGCTCTACGCGGGCGCGGGCGTCCTGCAGATCCTCACCACCCTCGCCGCCGCCATCGCCTTCCTCATGTGGTTCTGGCGGGTCCGGGCGAACGCCGAGATCTTCGACGCGAGCGCCCAGCCGATGCGGCCCGGCTGGGCCATCGGTGGCTGGTTCGTTCCGGTCGCCGGGCTGTGGCTGCCGCGTCGGATCGCCGGTGGCATCTGGACCGCGAGTGCGCAGACCAACACCGACGGCACCTGGCGCGATGTCTCCCCCGCCCCGATGAACCTGTGGTGGGGCACCTGGGTGGCCGCGATGGTGTTCGGCCGGTTCGCCGCCACCCGGTACGACCAGGCCGAGTTGCCGCAGCAGATCATGGACGCCGCCTCGATGATGGTGGTGTCCGATCTGCTCGACATCGCGGCCGCGGTCTTCGCGATCCTGTTCGTGCGCGAGCTGACCAGGATGCAGGGGGAGCGGGCCGCTGTCGGCCTGTTCCCGCTCAACGCCCGGCTGTAG
- a CDS encoding L,D-transpeptidase family protein, protein MTRTRRTGRGRAHRGSRAAATAGAAVAVLALTAVTAGCEPQAAGSTPSAPSPARTGGSPTDDAKPGADEPGTPTPSTSTAPSRPASTPPKPTPSATTAPDPQGKVLMASGAQGKQVRELQARLRQIGHFNRTPTGYYGTVTVTAVQSFQGKRGLSRTGKADTLTWQKLLGMTHEPTAAELNPPTTRPVAKPDKRCMKGRVICISKNSRSLSWMIDGKVVSSMDVRFGSQYTPTREGTFSVYWKSRHHVSTLYDSPMPYAMFFSGGQAVHYSSDFAARGYNGASHGCVNVRDEGKIASLYAQVRNGDKVVVYN, encoded by the coding sequence ATGACACGCACCAGAAGGACCGGGCGCGGCCGCGCGCACCGGGGCAGCCGTGCGGCGGCGACGGCAGGCGCCGCCGTCGCCGTCCTCGCGCTGACCGCCGTGACGGCGGGGTGCGAACCGCAGGCCGCGGGCAGCACGCCGTCGGCCCCGTCGCCCGCGCGGACGGGCGGCAGCCCCACCGACGACGCCAAGCCCGGCGCGGACGAGCCGGGGACGCCGACGCCGTCCACGAGCACGGCGCCCAGCAGACCGGCGAGCACACCGCCGAAGCCCACGCCGTCGGCCACGACCGCACCCGACCCGCAGGGCAAGGTGCTGATGGCGAGCGGCGCACAGGGCAAGCAGGTGCGCGAGCTCCAGGCCCGGCTGCGCCAGATAGGCCACTTCAACCGCACCCCCACCGGCTACTACGGCACCGTCACGGTCACCGCCGTGCAGTCGTTCCAGGGCAAGCGCGGACTGTCCCGTACCGGGAAGGCGGACACGCTCACCTGGCAGAAGCTGCTCGGTATGACGCACGAGCCGACGGCGGCGGAGCTGAACCCGCCGACCACCCGGCCGGTCGCGAAGCCGGACAAGCGGTGCATGAAGGGCCGGGTGATCTGCATCAGCAAGAACAGCCGGTCGCTCTCCTGGATGATCGACGGCAAGGTCGTCTCGTCGATGGACGTGCGGTTCGGCTCGCAGTACACACCGACCCGCGAGGGCACCTTCTCCGTCTACTGGAAGTCCCGGCACCATGTGTCGACGCTCTACGACTCCCCGATGCCGTACGCAATGTTCTTCAGCGGCGGGCAGGCGGTGCACTACTCCTCGGACTTCGCGGCCCGCGGCTACAACGGCGCCTCGCACGGCTGCGTCAACGTCCGGGACGAGGGGAAGATCGCCTCGTTGTACGCCCAGGTCCGCAACGGCGACAAGGTCGTCGTCTACAACTGA
- a CDS encoding RNA polymerase sigma factor: MLGDDAGLTAAVLAAQDGDEDAFRTVYRAVQPRLLGYIRTLVGEPDAEDVASESWLQIARDLDRFSGDADRFRGWAARIARNRALDHLRMRGRRPSAGGDEAELSEKPAESDTAAEAIEALATGRAMSLIAQLPQDQAEAVVLRVVVGLDAKSAAQTLGKRPGAVRTAAHRGLKRLAELLRADSADVPDGTARPGGEAGPDHAEEGRPHGGDAGPADGPAPVQAPHGSAAGRTAELGAVPAQRPSRTGLVAPAGVTHSRLRTQKDM, from the coding sequence GTGCTGGGGGACGACGCGGGGCTTACCGCCGCGGTGCTCGCGGCGCAGGACGGGGACGAAGACGCCTTCCGTACTGTGTACCGCGCTGTGCAGCCGCGGTTGCTGGGCTACATAAGGACACTGGTGGGGGAGCCGGACGCCGAGGACGTGGCGTCCGAGTCCTGGCTCCAGATAGCGCGCGACCTCGACCGGTTCAGCGGGGACGCGGACCGGTTCCGGGGGTGGGCCGCGCGCATAGCGCGTAACCGTGCCCTGGACCATCTGCGGATGCGCGGCAGGCGCCCCTCGGCCGGCGGCGACGAGGCCGAACTGTCGGAGAAGCCCGCCGAGTCCGACACGGCGGCCGAGGCGATCGAGGCCCTGGCCACCGGGCGCGCCATGTCGCTCATCGCCCAGCTGCCGCAGGACCAGGCCGAGGCCGTCGTGCTGCGTGTGGTGGTCGGGCTGGACGCGAAGAGCGCGGCGCAGACGCTGGGCAAGCGGCCGGGTGCGGTACGGACCGCCGCGCATCGCGGGCTGAAGCGGCTCGCCGAACTGCTGCGGGCGGACAGCGCGGACGTGCCGGACGGCACCGCGCGTCCGGGGGGCGAGGCCGGCCCGGACCACGCGGAGGAGGGCCGCCCGCACGGCGGCGACGCCGGCCCGGCCGACGGGCCGGCCCCCGTACAGGCACCGCACGGCAGCGCGGCCGGCCGGACGGCGGAACTGGGCGCCGTACCCGCTCAGCGCCCCTCCCGCACCGGCCTGGTGGCGCCCGCCGGTGTGACGCATTCGCGTCTTCGGACGCAGAAGGACATGTGA
- a CDS encoding glycoside hydrolase family 20 protein, protein MSLSRGALAAGAAVTAAAAVTLTVVLWPDSSDPARRSGSQTSPGATSAAPTPSPTRSYPLSKTPRTIPAVREHTPAHGPGWRPGKGSAVVIADGSKGLADEGRLLAGELKIGYRGEAAARAGDVELALTPTAEAGPESYTLKTHDGRVTISGPGQAGVFYGTRTLKQSVRADGSMPEGEVRDRPDRPQRGLNLDIARKFYSVGWIEDRLRDMADLKLNQLGLHFSDDQAFRVESDTHPEIVSPEHLTKAQVRQIVALAGRLHIQVVPEIDSPGHLGAVLRAHPDLQLRNVSGVASQGSLDISKPGAAKLVDELLNEYTELFPGTYWHLGADEYLALMARDPAASYPQLQAAAVRKYGPKAGIADLATGWLNDRAAVVRPHGKQPKAWNDGLFRDSVVKAAKNIEIEYWTGKEYGARQPDEYLREGRQMLNLNDEFLYYVLGQPNDFVYPTGKRIYEQWTPLVMRGTTPVPARYSRQILGGRFAVWGDLPNAQTAAQVAQGIRMPLRATSQKLWDPGKPKLGWDGFRKLAGEIDKG, encoded by the coding sequence ATGTCGCTCTCACGCGGCGCCCTCGCGGCCGGAGCGGCCGTCACCGCGGCCGCCGCGGTGACGCTCACCGTCGTCCTGTGGCCCGACAGCTCCGACCCCGCGCGCAGGTCCGGCTCCCAGACCTCGCCCGGAGCCACGTCCGCCGCCCCCACCCCCTCCCCGACCCGCAGCTACCCGCTGTCGAAGACGCCCCGCACCATCCCCGCCGTACGCGAGCACACCCCCGCCCACGGTCCCGGCTGGCGGCCGGGCAAGGGCAGCGCGGTGGTGATCGCGGACGGCAGCAAGGGGCTCGCCGACGAGGGGCGGCTGCTCGCGGGCGAGCTCAAGATCGGCTACCGGGGCGAGGCGGCGGCGCGGGCCGGCGATGTGGAACTGGCCCTCACTCCGACGGCCGAGGCCGGGCCCGAGTCGTACACCCTGAAGACCCACGACGGCCGCGTCACGATCAGCGGGCCCGGCCAGGCGGGCGTCTTCTACGGGACCCGCACCCTCAAGCAGTCGGTGCGGGCCGACGGCTCCATGCCGGAGGGCGAGGTGCGCGACCGCCCCGACCGCCCGCAGCGCGGGCTCAACCTCGACATCGCACGCAAGTTCTACAGCGTCGGCTGGATCGAGGACCGGCTGCGCGACATGGCCGACCTCAAGCTCAACCAGCTCGGCCTGCACTTCTCCGACGACCAGGCCTTCCGCGTCGAGTCCGACACCCACCCCGAGATCGTGTCGCCCGAGCACCTGACCAAGGCGCAGGTGCGGCAGATCGTCGCCCTGGCCGGCCGGCTGCACATCCAGGTGGTGCCGGAGATCGACTCCCCGGGCCACCTCGGCGCGGTCCTGCGCGCCCACCCCGACCTCCAGCTGCGCAATGTGTCGGGCGTGGCCTCGCAGGGATCGCTCGACATCTCCAAGCCGGGCGCGGCGAAGCTCGTCGACGAGCTCCTCAACGAGTACACGGAGCTCTTCCCCGGCACTTACTGGCACCTGGGCGCCGATGAGTACCTCGCGCTTATGGCGCGGGACCCGGCCGCCTCCTACCCCCAGCTCCAGGCCGCCGCCGTACGGAAGTACGGGCCGAAGGCCGGGATCGCGGACCTCGCCACCGGCTGGCTCAACGACCGCGCGGCGGTGGTCCGCCCGCACGGCAAACAGCCCAAGGCGTGGAACGACGGCCTCTTCCGCGACAGCGTCGTCAAGGCGGCCAAGAACATCGAGATCGAGTACTGGACGGGCAAGGAGTACGGGGCCCGGCAGCCGGACGAGTACCTGCGCGAGGGCCGTCAGATGCTGAACCTCAACGACGAGTTCCTCTACTACGTGCTCGGCCAGCCCAACGACTTCGTCTACCCCACCGGCAAGCGGATCTACGAGCAGTGGACCCCCCTCGTGATGCGCGGCACCACCCCCGTCCCGGCGCGCTACTCCCGCCAGATCCTCGGCGGCCGGTTCGCCGTCTGGGGCGATCTGCCGAACGCCCAGACCGCGGCGCAGGTCGCGCAGGGCATCCGGATGCCCTTGCGGGCGACGTCCCAGAAGCTGTGGGACCCGGGCAAGCCGAAGCTGGGCTGGGACGGGTTCCGGAAGCTGGCCGGGGAGATCGACAAGGGCTGA
- a CDS encoding Uma2 family endonuclease — MTALPDWMRPPRAEGWFAEDLDHLPEAPRHTELIDGALVFMMSPQRSWHGRLITALTTMLMAQAPAGVEVEREMTIRLDARNRPEPDILLTTLPYDPDRTWYSPGDVKLVVEVVSPESAHRDRTVKLRKYAEAGIPHYWCIEDEDGAPAVHVYELDEPTGAYAPAGIFRGSFQRLVPFEISLDLGSLTPPRSS; from the coding sequence ATGACCGCACTGCCCGACTGGATGCGCCCGCCCCGCGCGGAAGGCTGGTTCGCGGAGGACCTGGATCACCTCCCCGAGGCGCCGCGCCACACTGAGCTGATCGACGGAGCACTCGTATTCATGATGTCCCCCCAGCGGTCCTGGCACGGCCGTCTGATTACCGCTCTGACCACCATGCTGATGGCGCAGGCGCCGGCCGGCGTAGAGGTTGAGCGGGAAATGACGATCCGCCTCGACGCCCGAAACCGACCTGAGCCGGACATCCTGCTGACGACCCTCCCCTACGACCCCGACCGCACCTGGTACTCCCCCGGCGACGTGAAGCTCGTCGTGGAGGTTGTCTCACCCGAGTCCGCCCACCGCGACCGTACGGTCAAGCTCCGTAAATACGCAGAGGCCGGTATTCCGCACTACTGGTGCATCGAGGACGAGGACGGCGCACCGGCCGTCCACGTATACGAGCTCGATGAACCAACGGGGGCTTACGCGCCCGCCGGTATCTTCCGGGGTTCTTTTCAGCGTCTGGTGCCCTTCGAGATCAGTCTCGACCTCGGCAGCCTCACGCCTCCCCGAAGCAGCTGA